One window of Jannaschia sp. CCS1 genomic DNA carries:
- a CDS encoding argininosuccinate synthase, whose translation MSAPKKVVLAYSGGLDTSIILKWLQTEYGCEVVTFTADLGQGEELEPARKKAEMMGAAGIYVEDLREEFVRDFVFPMFRANALYEGLYLLGTSIARPLISKRLVEIAEETGADAVSHGATGKGNDQVRFELCAYSLNPEIEVIAPWRKWELGSRTKLIEFAEKHQIPIAKDKRGEAPFSVDANLLHTSSEGKMLEDPAEEAPDHILQRITRPEDAPDTPEMVEITFEKGDAVAINGEPMSPATILTELNRLGGKHGIGILDLVENRFVGMKSRGIYETPGGTVLLEAHRGIEQITLDGASGHLKDSIMPRYAELIYNGFWFSPEREMLQALIDKSQEHVTGTVRLKLYKGAARCVARWSDHSLYSEAHVTFEEDMGAYDQSDAQGFIQLNALRLKLLSARNRKFNGS comes from the coding sequence ATGTCAGCGCCCAAAAAGGTTGTGCTCGCCTATTCCGGCGGCCTTGATACCTCGATCATCCTGAAATGGTTGCAGACGGAATATGGCTGCGAGGTGGTGACCTTCACCGCCGATCTGGGCCAGGGGGAAGAGTTGGAGCCTGCCCGCAAGAAGGCCGAGATGATGGGGGCCGCGGGCATCTATGTGGAGGACCTGCGCGAGGAATTCGTGCGTGATTTCGTCTTCCCGATGTTCCGCGCCAACGCGCTGTATGAGGGGTTGTACCTTCTGGGCACCTCCATCGCGCGCCCTCTGATCTCCAAGCGGCTGGTGGAGATTGCCGAGGAAACCGGGGCCGATGCCGTGTCCCATGGTGCGACGGGCAAGGGCAATGATCAGGTCCGGTTTGAACTTTGCGCCTATTCGCTCAACCCTGAAATCGAGGTGATCGCGCCCTGGCGAAAGTGGGAGCTGGGAAGCCGGACAAAGCTGATCGAGTTCGCCGAAAAGCATCAGATCCCGATTGCCAAGGACAAGCGTGGGGAGGCCCCGTTCAGCGTCGACGCAAACCTTCTGCACACCTCATCCGAGGGCAAGATGCTGGAGGATCCGGCCGAGGAAGCGCCTGACCATATCCTCCAGCGCATCACCCGCCCGGAGGACGCGCCCGACACGCCCGAGATGGTAGAGATCACCTTCGAGAAGGGCGACGCCGTCGCGATCAATGGCGAGCCGATGAGCCCGGCCACGATCCTGACCGAGCTGAACCGCCTGGGCGGCAAGCACGGCATCGGCATCCTTGATCTGGTGGAAAACCGCTTCGTCGGCATGAAATCCCGCGGCATCTACGAGACGCCCGGCGGTACGGTCCTGCTGGAAGCGCACCGGGGGATCGAGCAGATCACCCTCGATGGGGCGTCCGGCCATCTCAAGGACAGCATCATGCCGCGCTATGCAGAGCTGATTTACAACGGTTTCTGGTTCTCGCCCGAGCGGGAAATGCTGCAAGCGCTGATCGACAAAAGCCAAGAGCATGTCACCGGCACCGTTCGCCTGAAACTCTATAAAGGGGCCGCGCGCTGCGTTGCCCGCTGGTCTGACCATTCCCTCTACTCAGAGGCCCACGTCACGTTTGAGGAAGACATGGGAGCCTATGACCAATCCGATGCCCAGGGCTTCATTCAGCTCAACGCGCTGCGCCTTAAGTTGCTGTCCGCCCGCAATCGCAAGTTTAACGGAAGTTAG
- a CDS encoding UDP-glucose dehydrogenase family protein encodes MRITMIGTGYVGLVSGVCFSDFGHDVICVDKDPSKIEMLQAGQVPIYEPGLDTLMEKNVEAGRLSFTTDLASAVDGAEAVFIAVGTPTRRGDGHADLTYVMAAAEEVARAMTGYGVIVTKSTVPVGTNRKVKQVVHKAAPELEFDVASNPEFLREGAAIDDFMRPDRVVVGVQSERAGDVMAEIYRPLFLRDFPVVTTDLESAEMIKYAANAFLATKITFINEIAALCEKVGADVKEVSKGIGMDGRIGNKFLHAGPGYGGSCFPKDTSALARIGQEHAVPQSIVETVIRVNDSVKARMIEKLRDLCDGSFNGKVISVLGVTFKPNTDDMRDAPSLTIVPALVGGGAKVRVVDPQGLREGEALLPGVNWMDDPYKSVQNADLVVLLTEWNEFRALDLERIAKKMATPRLADLRNVYSPQDAKRAGFEAYDGVGR; translated from the coding sequence ATGCGTATTACGATGATTGGGACGGGCTATGTTGGCCTGGTGTCGGGTGTCTGTTTCTCGGATTTCGGGCACGACGTGATCTGCGTCGACAAGGACCCTTCGAAGATCGAGATGTTGCAGGCAGGCCAAGTGCCGATCTATGAGCCGGGTCTCGATACGCTGATGGAAAAGAATGTGGAGGCCGGGCGTCTGTCCTTCACCACGGATTTGGCCAGCGCCGTGGATGGCGCGGAGGCTGTTTTCATCGCGGTGGGAACGCCGACGCGGCGTGGCGATGGCCATGCCGACCTGACCTATGTGATGGCCGCCGCCGAGGAAGTCGCCCGCGCGATGACCGGCTACGGCGTCATCGTCACGAAATCCACCGTTCCCGTGGGCACCAACCGCAAGGTCAAACAGGTCGTCCACAAGGCCGCGCCCGAGCTGGAATTTGATGTGGCCTCCAACCCTGAGTTCCTGCGCGAAGGCGCCGCAATTGACGACTTCATGCGCCCCGACCGTGTCGTCGTCGGCGTCCAGTCCGAGCGTGCGGGCGATGTCATGGCCGAGATCTATCGCCCGCTGTTCCTGCGCGACTTCCCCGTCGTGACCACCGATCTGGAATCGGCAGAGATGATCAAATACGCCGCCAATGCGTTCCTGGCGACGAAGATCACCTTCATCAATGAAATCGCGGCGCTGTGCGAAAAGGTAGGGGCGGACGTGAAAGAGGTCTCCAAAGGCATCGGCATGGATGGCCGCATCGGCAACAAGTTCCTGCATGCGGGCCCCGGCTATGGCGGATCCTGCTTCCCCAAAGACACCAGCGCGCTGGCCCGCATCGGGCAGGAACATGCGGTGCCCCAAAGCATCGTGGAGACGGTCATTCGCGTGAATGACAGTGTGAAGGCGCGGATGATCGAGAAGTTGCGCGACCTGTGCGATGGATCGTTCAACGGCAAAGTCATCTCTGTGCTGGGGGTGACGTTCAAGCCCAACACCGATGACATGCGCGATGCGCCGTCCCTGACGATTGTGCCCGCGTTGGTCGGCGGTGGCGCGAAGGTGCGCGTCGTGGATCCCCAGGGCCTGCGGGAGGGAGAGGCGCTTCTGCCCGGCGTCAACTGGATGGATGATCCCTACAAATCCGTCCAGAACGCCGATCTGGTCGTGCTTCTGACGGAGTGGAACGAATTCCGCGCTCTGGATCTGGAGCGGATCGCCAAGAAGATGGCCACGCCCCGTCTGGCCGACCTGCGCAATGTCTACAGCCCTCAAGACGCCAAACGTGCGGGCTTTGAGGCTTATGACGGCGTGGGGCGGTAG
- the ilvA gene encoding threonine ammonia-lyase IlvA: protein MTDFAIAAKATTAALRDLFPATPLLKNAYLSERFGADIWLKREDLSPVRSYKLRGAFNAMRKVRAERPELVDFVCASAGNHAQGVAYVCAHFGVRGRVYMPVTTPDQKILKTRTFGGDAVEIVLEGDFFDETQAAAKAYCAEVGAHFLSPFDDPDVIEGQASVAVEMLEQLGRAPDHLVLPVGGGGLSSGMLSYLRDVGADTHATLVEPDGGPSLTAALKIGAPQTIEITDTFVDGAAVARIGNRNFEVLRNVPPRDVHLVSENRICVTIQEMLNLEGIVLEPAGALSVTVLDELRGQIAGKTVVCVTSGGNFDFERLPEVKERAQKWQGLKKYFILRLPQRPGALRDFLDLLGEDDNITRFEYLKKNSRNFGSVLIGIESHRAASFPELEDRVASRGFGFRDITDDQILADFLI, encoded by the coding sequence ATGACAGATTTTGCCATTGCCGCCAAAGCCACGACCGCCGCGCTCAGGGACCTGTTCCCTGCCACGCCGCTGTTGAAAAACGCCTATCTGAGCGAGCGTTTTGGCGCGGACATTTGGCTGAAGCGCGAAGATCTTAGCCCGGTCCGCTCCTACAAGTTGCGTGGTGCGTTCAACGCCATGCGCAAGGTGCGCGCGGAGCGGCCCGAATTGGTGGATTTCGTCTGTGCCAGCGCGGGCAATCACGCCCAGGGCGTGGCCTATGTCTGTGCCCATTTCGGCGTGCGCGGCAGGGTTTACATGCCGGTCACAACGCCTGATCAAAAGATTCTGAAAACGCGCACTTTCGGGGGCGATGCCGTAGAGATTGTGTTGGAAGGCGATTTCTTCGATGAAACCCAGGCCGCTGCGAAAGCCTATTGCGCAGAGGTCGGCGCCCATTTTCTGTCGCCCTTCGACGATCCGGATGTGATCGAGGGGCAAGCCTCCGTCGCGGTTGAGATGTTGGAGCAGTTGGGTCGCGCGCCCGATCATCTGGTGCTGCCCGTAGGTGGCGGTGGCCTGTCGTCGGGCATGCTGTCCTACCTTCGGGACGTCGGGGCTGACACCCACGCAACGCTGGTGGAACCTGATGGCGGGCCTAGCCTCACCGCAGCCCTGAAGATCGGCGCGCCGCAAACCATCGAAATTACAGACACATTCGTGGATGGCGCCGCTGTGGCGCGCATAGGCAATCGCAACTTCGAGGTGCTGCGAAACGTCCCGCCCCGCGACGTGCATCTTGTGTCTGAGAACAGAATTTGCGTGACAATTCAGGAGATGCTGAACCTGGAAGGCATCGTATTGGAACCCGCAGGCGCCCTGTCGGTGACGGTTCTGGACGAATTGCGCGGGCAGATCGCGGGCAAGACGGTGGTGTGTGTAACCTCTGGCGGAAACTTTGATTTCGAACGGTTGCCAGAGGTGAAGGAGCGGGCCCAGAAGTGGCAGGGACTGAAAAAGTATTTCATCCTGCGCCTGCCCCAACGGCCCGGAGCCTTGCGCGATTTCCTCGACCTCCTTGGGGAGGACGACAACATCACGCGGTTCGAGTATCTCAAGAAGAACTCTCGCAACTTCGGATCGGTGCTGATCGGGATCGAATCCCATCGTGCCGCGAGCTTCCCAGAGCTGGAAGACCGCGTCGCCTCTCGCGGGTTTGGTTTCCGCGATATCACCGATGACCAAATTCTTGCGGATTTCCTGATCTAG
- a CDS encoding glycosyltransferase family 4 protein — MKILFVHQNFPGQYRELFSWLRAQAGHELVFLTQRKDMPAIDGARVITYTPHHKPAKDAYALTQYWEECAGNGFGCAQAAGKLRGEGFRPDIILGHVGWGELTFLKEIWPNTPIIGYFEYYFLAQGGSVGFDPEFPASPHAPFTMHARNAVNFANIQTVDQGHSPTAWQRDTFPDSFKQKIYVKHDGIRTDQLRPDPTAEVALGRLGRAVTKEDEIFTYMARNMEPTRGFHSFMRALPHILDARPNARALIIGGSDVSYGKKSGSEGGYRAEMEREVGDAVDWSRVHFLGRVPYGDYQKIIQVSRCHIYLTVPFVLSWSCLEAMSMGATIVASDVAPVREVIEHGKTGLLADFFDPKDIARNVVDVLERPGTYSHLGPAARNHVVQHYDFQTICLPEHLRQINALVPPAKRIPLPA; from the coding sequence ATGAAGATCCTGTTTGTGCACCAGAACTTCCCCGGTCAGTATCGAGAGCTGTTCTCCTGGCTGCGCGCGCAGGCGGGGCATGAGCTGGTCTTCCTGACCCAGCGCAAGGATATGCCCGCCATCGACGGTGCGCGGGTCATAACCTACACGCCCCACCACAAGCCCGCCAAGGATGCCTACGCCCTGACCCAATATTGGGAGGAATGCGCAGGCAACGGGTTTGGCTGTGCCCAGGCGGCTGGCAAGTTACGGGGCGAAGGGTTCAGGCCGGACATCATTCTGGGTCATGTGGGGTGGGGCGAGCTGACATTCCTGAAAGAGATTTGGCCGAACACGCCCATCATCGGTTATTTTGAGTATTACTTCCTCGCCCAGGGCGGCTCTGTCGGGTTTGACCCAGAATTTCCGGCCAGCCCCCACGCGCCTTTCACGATGCACGCGCGCAACGCGGTGAATTTCGCCAACATCCAGACCGTGGATCAGGGGCATTCGCCCACTGCGTGGCAGCGCGACACTTTCCCCGACAGCTTCAAGCAGAAGATCTACGTCAAACATGACGGCATCCGCACCGACCAGCTGCGCCCTGATCCAACGGCTGAGGTTGCCTTGGGTCGTCTGGGGCGCGCTGTGACCAAGGAAGATGAGATCTTCACCTATATGGCCCGCAATATGGAGCCGACACGCGGCTTCCATTCCTTCATGCGCGCTCTGCCGCACATCCTGGATGCCCGTCCCAATGCGCGGGCCCTGATTATCGGCGGATCGGACGTGTCGTATGGCAAGAAGTCCGGGTCCGAGGGAGGGTACAGAGCCGAGATGGAGCGCGAAGTCGGCGATGCTGTCGATTGGTCCCGTGTCCATTTTCTGGGGCGCGTGCCTTATGGCGATTACCAGAAGATCATCCAGGTCAGCCGCTGCCACATCTACCTGACCGTGCCGTTTGTGCTGTCGTGGTCCTGTCTGGAAGCGATGTCAATGGGAGCGACAATCGTGGCCTCGGACGTGGCCCCGGTGCGGGAAGTGATAGAGCATGGAAAGACGGGCCTGCTGGCCGATTTCTTCGACCCCAAGGATATCGCCCGCAACGTCGTGGATGTGCTGGAGCGGCCCGGAACCTATTCGCACCTTGGCCCAGCGGCCCGGAACCATGTGGTTCAGCACTATGATTTTCAGACGATTTGCCTGCCGGAGCATCTTCGGCAGATCAATGCGCTTGTTCCGCCCGCCAAGCGGATCCCGCTGCCTGCCTGA
- a CDS encoding NUDIX hydrolase, translated as MGRLLKLGDMVAALDAVPARPSSDYDLNPGVVLPEGRKLRPASVLIGVLDGDVILTKRASTLKHHPGQIAFPGGKVDDGETAEQAAVREAREEIGLAPENVTILRHLPPHETVTGYTVTPFLARIDADFSPTPEPGEVAEVFRVPLHVLMDPANYAIEGRRWRGMRREYYVVPFGPYYIWGATARILKSLADRVV; from the coding sequence ATGGGTCGCCTGCTTAAGCTGGGTGACATGGTGGCCGCGCTGGATGCTGTTCCGGCGCGACCGTCCTCGGACTATGACCTCAACCCCGGCGTTGTTCTGCCAGAGGGGCGCAAGCTGCGGCCCGCATCTGTGCTGATCGGGGTGCTGGACGGCGACGTGATCCTCACCAAGCGCGCCTCCACGCTGAAGCATCACCCGGGCCAGATCGCGTTTCCCGGTGGCAAGGTGGACGATGGCGAAACAGCCGAACAAGCCGCCGTCCGGGAAGCGCGTGAAGAGATCGGGCTGGCCCCGGAAAACGTCACGATCCTGCGTCATCTCCCCCCCCACGAGACGGTGACCGGCTACACTGTCACGCCGTTCCTCGCGCGGATTGACGCGGATTTCTCGCCCACGCCCGAACCCGGCGAAGTGGCCGAGGTGTTTCGCGTGCCCCTGCACGTCCTGATGGACCCCGCCAACTACGCCATCGAAGGCCGACGCTGGCGCGGCATGCGGCGGGAATATTACGTCGTCCCGTTCGGCCCCTATTACATCTGGGGCGCGACGGCGCGAATACTGAAATCCCTCGCGGATCGGGTGGTGTGA
- a CDS encoding Hpt domain-containing protein: protein MNHVDWARLNELRADIGEEDFADVAMLFVAELQEHLDGLAPDKATTADFHFLRGSAANLGFVTLVSACSMAEAACNTSQPPDVEAVRTAFAAALSEVAPHVPELAAA, encoded by the coding sequence ATGAACCACGTGGATTGGGCCCGCCTGAACGAATTGCGCGCCGACATCGGTGAAGAGGATTTCGCCGATGTGGCGATGCTGTTCGTGGCGGAGCTTCAGGAACATCTTGATGGTCTTGCGCCGGACAAGGCCACAACCGCCGATTTCCACTTTCTGCGTGGATCTGCGGCCAATCTGGGCTTTGTCACACTGGTCAGCGCCTGTTCCATGGCAGAGGCGGCCTGCAATACCAGCCAACCCCCGGATGTGGAGGCTGTGCGCACCGCGTTCGCCGCCGCGCTGAGCGAAGTCGCCCCGCATGTCCCGGAACTGGCGGCCGCCTAG
- a CDS encoding NAD-dependent epimerase/dehydratase family protein, which produces MRTALVTGSAGFIGYHLCARLLADGWRVIGLDAMTDYYDVSLKEARLAMLTDHDAFTGVEARIEAPGVLHDLFDEHRPDAIIHLAAQAGVRYSIENPESYVEANLIGTFRLLEAMRAFPPRHSLLASTSSAYGANTEMPYAETMQADHQMSFYAATKKSNEVMAHSYAHLYDLPTTMFRFFTVYGPWGRPDMALFKFTKAILNGDPIDVYNHGDMKRDFTYVTDLVDGIIRLIEAVPGTEPVESDSLSPVAPHRIVNIGNSNSVQLMDYIEAIETATGRTAEKNMMPMQAGDVPATWADASLLQHLTQYTPRTDMAEGVANFVAWYRDYYKI; this is translated from the coding sequence ATGAGAACAGCATTGGTCACGGGGTCTGCCGGGTTTATCGGCTATCACCTGTGCGCGCGGCTTCTGGCCGACGGCTGGCGCGTGATCGGTCTGGATGCCATGACCGACTACTATGACGTCTCGCTGAAAGAGGCGCGTCTGGCGATGCTGACGGATCATGACGCGTTCACGGGCGTGGAGGCGCGGATCGAAGCGCCGGGCGTCCTGCATGATCTGTTCGATGAGCACCGCCCTGATGCGATCATTCACCTCGCCGCCCAGGCAGGCGTGCGGTATTCCATCGAGAACCCCGAGAGTTATGTGGAGGCCAACCTGATCGGCACCTTCCGCCTGCTGGAGGCGATGCGCGCCTTCCCGCCAAGGCATTCGCTTCTGGCCAGCACCTCGTCGGCCTATGGCGCAAATACCGAAATGCCCTATGCCGAAACGATGCAGGCCGATCACCAGATGTCGTTCTACGCCGCCACCAAGAAGTCGAACGAGGTGATGGCCCATTCCTACGCCCACCTCTACGACCTGCCGACGACGATGTTCCGGTTCTTCACCGTCTATGGCCCCTGGGGTCGGCCCGATATGGCGCTGTTCAAGTTCACCAAGGCGATCCTCAACGGCGACCCCATCGACGTCTACAATCATGGTGACATGAAACGCGACTTCACCTACGTCACCGATCTGGTCGACGGAATTATCCGCCTGATCGAAGCCGTGCCCGGGACGGAGCCGGTTGAAAGTGACAGCCTGTCCCCCGTTGCGCCGCACCGGATCGTCAACATTGGCAACTCAAACTCTGTTCAGTTGATGGACTATATAGAGGCGATTGAAACGGCCACGGGCCGGACCGCCGAAAAGAACATGATGCCGATGCAAGCCGGCGACGTGCCCGCCACCTGGGCCGATGCCAGCCTGTTGCAGCACCTGACCCAATACACGCCCAGAACCGATATGGCCGAGGGTGTCGCCAATTTCGTCGCGTGGTATCGCGACTATTACAAGATTTAG
- a CDS encoding PP2C family protein-serine/threonine phosphatase yields the protein MGASLPKVAAGRPAAVDPEPDALTVLVLDDSPAQRNMVCALLRRWGHTAISTGDPVEALARAREPDISLILCDWMMPEMTGPEFCHRLRSEVTDTYPYVLLLTSNTDRGAVAEGLAAGADDFLNKPVRPPELQARMNAGARIVAMQQELRAKNGLLETTLDELQLLYDAIDRDLDEARRLQMASLQDTHRPFKGGDVSLLLEASGHVGGDMVGYFNVTDDTIGLFSLDVSGHGVASAMLAARTAGMLSEASPDQNIAMERGPDGQFFDLPPDIAVGRMNDLLLKEVQTDRYFTICIAFANLKTGLLRIVQAGHPHPMVLRATGQVDMVGDGGPPVGLLPNMPFTSFELQLNPGDRVLMYSDGLTECPNVQGDMLDDDGLIDLMKKNKSEENVAFLSALRDGLVDFAGTTDFPDDLSALLFSFRGAP from the coding sequence ATGGGGGCATCACTTCCCAAAGTAGCGGCGGGTCGCCCCGCGGCCGTGGACCCGGAGCCAGACGCGCTGACCGTGTTGGTGTTGGATGACAGCCCCGCGCAGCGCAACATGGTGTGCGCGCTACTGCGCCGTTGGGGGCATACGGCCATATCAACCGGCGATCCGGTGGAAGCGCTGGCCCGCGCGCGGGAACCGGACATCTCCTTGATTCTGTGCGACTGGATGATGCCGGAGATGACGGGGCCGGAGTTCTGTCATCGCCTGAGGTCGGAGGTGACGGACACCTATCCTTATGTTTTGCTGCTCACCTCCAACACCGACCGGGGGGCCGTAGCCGAAGGGCTCGCGGCCGGCGCGGATGACTTCCTCAACAAACCCGTGCGTCCGCCAGAGTTGCAGGCCCGCATGAATGCCGGCGCGCGCATCGTTGCCATGCAGCAGGAACTGCGCGCCAAGAACGGGTTGCTGGAAACGACGCTGGACGAGTTGCAGTTGCTCTACGATGCCATTGACCGTGACCTTGATGAGGCGCGGCGCCTGCAAATGGCGTCCTTGCAAGACACTCACCGTCCGTTCAAAGGCGGTGACGTATCGTTGCTGTTGGAGGCCAGCGGTCATGTCGGCGGCGACATGGTGGGATATTTCAACGTGACCGACGACACGATTGGCCTGTTCAGTCTGGATGTGTCGGGGCACGGGGTTGCGTCGGCCATGTTGGCCGCGCGTACAGCCGGGATGCTGTCAGAGGCCTCGCCCGACCAGAACATCGCGATGGAACGGGGCCCGGATGGGCAGTTCTTTGACCTCCCGCCCGATATCGCCGTTGGCCGTATGAACGATCTGCTGCTGAAAGAGGTTCAGACGGATCGCTATTTCACCATCTGCATCGCGTTTGCTAACCTGAAGACTGGCCTCTTGCGGATCGTGCAGGCTGGCCATCCACACCCGATGGTTCTGCGCGCGACCGGCCAGGTCGACATGGTCGGCGACGGTGGCCCACCCGTGGGTTTGCTGCCCAATATGCCCTTCACTTCGTTTGAGCTTCAATTGAACCCCGGCGACAGGGTGCTGATGTACTCCGATGGCCTGACGGAATGCCCCAACGTCCAAGGTGACATGCTGGACGACGACGGCCTGATCGACTTGATGAAAAAGAACAAATCCGAAGAAAACGTGGCGTTTCTGTCGGCACTGCGGGACGGTTTGGTGGATTTCGCAGGCACGACGGATTTTCCCGACGACCTCTCAGCCCTGCTGTTCTCCTTCCGCGGGGCCCCATAA
- a CDS encoding KpsF/GutQ family sugar-phosphate isomerase encodes MSNEHPQSLRDTGARVLHMEARAVATLADALPQDFEPAAQAILGTKGRVILCGIGKSGHICRKISATFASTGTPSAFVHAAEASHGDLGMMMPGDLVIAISNSGETAELNDIIAHVTRFAIPLIGISKKPDSTLMRAADFRLTLPAAAEACSLGMAPTTSTTLALALGDALAVAVMEQRGFLPEQFRTFHPGGKLGAQLSTVAQLMHGPDALPLVHASTPMAETLVVMSEKSFGIAGVVEGGRLTGVISDGDLRRNIAHLTDRTATEVATHQPRTIAPDVLAAEAMGMMAANKITALFVVDDTARPLGLIHLHDLLRAGLA; translated from the coding sequence ATGTCAAACGAACACCCCCAATCGCTGCGCGACACCGGCGCGCGTGTCCTGCACATGGAGGCGCGCGCCGTCGCAACCCTTGCCGATGCGCTTCCGCAGGATTTTGAGCCCGCCGCGCAGGCTATTCTGGGCACAAAGGGCCGCGTCATCCTCTGTGGGATCGGCAAGTCGGGTCATATCTGCCGCAAGATCAGCGCGACATTTGCCTCCACGGGCACGCCATCGGCGTTTGTCCATGCGGCGGAGGCGAGCCATGGCGATCTGGGTATGATGATGCCGGGCGATCTGGTCATCGCGATCTCCAACTCCGGCGAGACGGCAGAGCTGAATGATATCATCGCCCATGTGACCCGCTTTGCAATCCCGTTGATCGGGATCTCCAAAAAACCCGACAGCACCCTGATGCGCGCCGCGGACTTTCGTCTGACTCTACCGGCGGCGGCGGAGGCGTGCTCCCTGGGGATGGCACCCACCACCTCCACCACGCTGGCGCTGGCCCTTGGCGATGCGCTCGCCGTCGCCGTGATGGAGCAGCGCGGCTTCCTGCCCGAGCAGTTCCGCACCTTCCACCCCGGCGGCAAGCTCGGCGCGCAGCTGTCGACCGTGGCGCAGCTGATGCATGGGCCAGACGCCCTGCCCCTTGTGCACGCCAGCACGCCCATGGCGGAAACCCTGGTGGTCATGAGCGAAAAGAGCTTCGGCATCGCAGGTGTTGTGGAAGGTGGGCGGTTGACCGGCGTCATCTCGGATGGCGACTTGCGGCGCAATATCGCGCACCTTACCGACCGCACGGCCACGGAAGTCGCAACCCATCAGCCGCGCACCATTGCGCCCGACGTTCTGGCCGCCGAAGCGATGGGCATGATGGCCGCCAACAAGATCACCGCATTGTTTGTGGTCGACGACACTGCGCGCCCTCTGGGCCTTATTCATCTGCACGATCTTCTGCGCGCGGGCCTCGCTTAA
- a CDS encoding NUDIX hydrolase: MNRRFGRWPEHGRKYPPRPGIYVIIDAGDGLLASFQEAPYPELQLPGGGIDPGEQPLAALHREVMEETGYRIHSLRRLGMCHRYTFMPDYDRYAHKQCHIYAARLGRRWSAPTEPGHTAVFLPWDVALDKLAVAGDRHFVARYLAGA; the protein is encoded by the coding sequence ATGAACAGACGTTTTGGACGATGGCCGGAGCACGGCCGCAAATACCCTCCGCGCCCCGGTATTTATGTGATCATTGACGCGGGCGATGGCCTTTTGGCGAGCTTTCAGGAAGCGCCATATCCAGAGTTGCAATTGCCAGGCGGTGGGATTGACCCCGGTGAGCAGCCACTCGCCGCGCTGCATCGGGAAGTGATGGAGGAGACCGGCTACCGCATCCATTCTTTGCGGCGTCTGGGGATGTGCCACCGCTACACGTTCATGCCCGATTACGACCGCTACGCACACAAGCAGTGCCACATCTATGCCGCGCGCCTGGGGCGTCGTTGGTCCGCGCCGACGGAGCCGGGGCATACGGCCGTGTTTCTGCCTTGGGATGTGGCTTTGGACAAGCTGGCCGTTGCGGGTGATCGCCATTTCGTCGCGCGATATCTGGCGGGAGCGTAG
- a CDS encoding Hsp33 family molecular chaperone HslO: MTTTTKLAWDDTVLPFQLDRSDIRGRVARLDSTLDQILSQHDYPAPVEAMVAEMALLTALIGQTIKLRWKLSLQVRSDGPIRLIATDFLAPEAEGEPARIRAYASYDEDRLDVAADAFPQIGAGYFAILIDQGNDMTPYQGITPIAGGSLRSCAEAYFAQSEQLPTSFMLSYGQAQEPGKDASWRAGGVMLQVMPEAALEVRDAPSGEDGLLSAEDLMEEDKAEDWTRANVLLQTTEAMELIGPHVAPTDLLVRLFHEEHPRVFDALPVAFGCTCSEDRVRQSLSIYSAKDIAHMTTDTGRVTADCQFCGSHYDFDPLTLGFEAEKAPDGSPA, from the coding sequence ATGACGACAACCACAAAACTCGCGTGGGACGACACGGTGTTGCCTTTCCAGCTGGACCGGTCCGATATCCGCGGTCGCGTGGCGCGGTTGGATTCGACGCTGGACCAGATCCTGTCCCAGCACGATTACCCGGCGCCGGTGGAGGCGATGGTGGCCGAGATGGCTCTGCTGACGGCCTTGATTGGACAAACGATCAAGCTGCGCTGGAAGCTGTCGTTGCAGGTGCGCAGCGACGGGCCGATCCGCCTGATCGCCACGGATTTCCTTGCGCCCGAGGCGGAGGGAGAGCCCGCGCGCATCCGGGCCTATGCCTCTTATGATGAGGATCGGCTGGATGTGGCGGCGGACGCGTTTCCGCAAATCGGCGCGGGCTATTTCGCAATCCTGATCGACCAGGGCAACGATATGACCCCCTATCAGGGCATCACGCCCATTGCCGGTGGGTCCCTTCGGTCCTGTGCGGAGGCGTATTTCGCCCAGTCCGAGCAATTGCCGACGTCGTTCATGCTGTCCTATGGGCAGGCGCAGGAGCCGGGCAAGGATGCATCCTGGCGCGCCGGCGGCGTCATGTTGCAGGTGATGCCAGAGGCCGCGCTGGAGGTCAGGGATGCGCCCTCGGGCGAAGATGGATTGCTGTCTGCGGAAGATCTGATGGAAGAGGACAAGGCCGAGGATTGGACCCGCGCCAATGTCCTTTTGCAGACGACCGAGGCGATGGAGCTGATCGGGCCGCATGTTGCGCCCACGGATCTTCTGGTGCGTCTGTTTCATGAAGAACACCCCCGTGTGTTCGACGCCCTGCCGGTGGCCTTTGGCTGCACCTGTTCCGAGGATCGCGTGCGGCAATCCCTGTCGATCTATTCGGCCAAGGACATTGCCCACATGACCACGGATACGGGCCGTGTGACGGCGGATTGCCAGTTCTGCGGGTCCCACTACGACTTCGATCCCCTCACGCTGGGGTTCGAGGCTGAGAAAGCACCCGATGGGTCGCCTGCTTAA